The genomic DNA TAATACCTGGCCCTATTGCTTGTGTCATACCTGCTTGTTGAAAAAGCTTGTCCACTGTTTCCGCTAATGCCTTTCCTGTATCTTCTTCACTCAATGTTTTGTAGGTACTGATTGTCTTATCGAATTCGCGAATTTCAGATAGCAATTCTGAATGCAATTGTTTTTCCGTAGCCAGCTCGTTACGAATGGCCCAAATATCCCGCGTATCACGTTCTTTCGGACTTTTCACCGTATTAAATTGGACGGCGGTCATAAATCCGACAATCAGTAGAATGCATGCAAACTTCCAATGGATTGTTTTTCCCATCCGTCCAACCTCCTAGCCGTAAAGTTTAGCCTTCATCTCGTATCGCGGTTAACTGAATTTCCTTAGACTGTTCTGTCGTCACAACAATATTGTCACGAGTCAAACCGTCTATCACACCGCCCTTTAAATTTAATGCGGAAGATAGTACCTCCATATCGCCAATTGCCTCAATGACGAAAGGTGCGGGAAACGTTCTCCCATCTACTGTAATCACAGGGCCTGTACATTTGATATAGGAACTCGATGTAATTCTCTGCCCGTTAATCGCCAATCCTTGTGCACCCGAAATACGCAACTCATTCACCACACGAAGCACATGACTTTCATGAACAATATAATCATTAGGATTCTGTTCAACAGGATCATAGTCAGCATCCTGTAACGTAATGCGAACTCCTTGTCCTACGGCTGGAATGATACCTAACAGCAAGCGAAGGTCTTCAGCCTCTTCAACGAGGACTTCATGATTCTTTTCTCTCGTAGAGAAAGAACGTTCAAATTCACGTATTTCCTCTTGCTTGGCAAGCAATTCATCCGATAATTCCTTGTTGCGCTCTTGCTGAGCGATCAAATCTTCTCGATATTGTTCTTCTTGAAGAAAGGCTTCAGATTGATGATTTTCGTTGTCATCATGCATACCGAGCGTTCGATACGAAAAAGCGAGGATGAAGCCAAGTACCAGAAAGACTACCGAAAATAAGATGTGCCTCCCCCGCTTCTTGTATTCCTCATTCTTCCTCATCAACCGGATCACCATCCTCTTTTATCAACCCGTATACTTTACTAAATGGCGTGAAATATGTACCTACTTCCACATCAATGACACCTTTTTCTAAGCCATTCAATTGGGCAGTAATCTCTGGATAATACATCATCTTGTCGGCAAATGTTGAAATCACGGCACGAACCTCAAAGCCATCATCCATATAGACCCGCAGGCTATCGATATCATCCTTCGTCCCTTCGAAAGTGATTTCCGATATCAGATGATACACATCTTCATCCAACTTCATCAATTGTTTGGTCATTCGCTTGCGAATGGCCTCGTCTTTAAAGCCATTCAGAATAGGTGCTTTCGCTAATAACGATTCGGTTGCAAAAAGCTCACCATTTTCCAGCAGTAAACTATATTGCCCTTTTTCTTCGATATATGCGACTGTATCCCATTCAGAAATGTGGATGTCCACATCTCGAAGCCATTTTCGTTTGACCGTCACCTGCTCTACACCAGCCAGCGCACCAAGACTCTTTTCAATCTCATCAATGCTGAATCCCCAAAGTGCATCTCCGACTGCAAGACCGCTTTGCTCTTCGTAAAATGGTGACTCATGGAGCACCGTTTCATTAATCGTTAGTTTTCCTACTTCACTAAGCGCCGATTGAAAATAGAGCGTAACGAGGAGCGCTAGTACAAATACAAATAGCACAAACGAAAATTTCTTATTCGTCCTTCTGCGGCGCTTCTTTCGCATAGATGGGATGCGCTCTTCAATATCTATTACTTTTTCCATTTCCGCTCCTCCTTCTCCCCCCTATTTCCTACCTGACGCAAAATGGAGTATCGTGCCAGCTGCTATCCAAGTCGTCATCAATGACGAGCCCCCATAACTGATAAACGGCAACGTCACCCCTGTTACAGGCAATAGCCCCGACACAACCCCAACATTCAAAAACGTTTGAAAAATAATCATCGAGCCCATCCCCGCTACCATCAATAAGGCATAGCGCCCCGGTGTTCGAATTGCAATCCCGAATGCGGATATTAATAGCACCGCAAACAGTAGCAAAAC from Sporosarcina sp. FSL K6-1522 includes the following:
- a CDS encoding DUF881 domain-containing protein produces the protein MRKNEEYKKRGRHILFSVVFLVLGFILAFSYRTLGMHDDNENHQSEAFLQEEQYREDLIAQQERNKELSDELLAKQEEIREFERSFSTREKNHEVLVEEAEDLRLLLGIIPAVGQGVRITLQDADYDPVEQNPNDYIVHESHVLRVVNELRISGAQGLAINGQRITSSSYIKCTGPVITVDGRTFPAPFVIEAIGDMEVLSSALNLKGGVIDGLTRDNIVVTTEQSKEIQLTAIRDEG
- a CDS encoding cell division protein FtsQ/DivIB gives rise to the protein MEKVIDIEERIPSMRKKRRRRTNKKFSFVLFVFVLALLVTLYFQSALSEVGKLTINETVLHESPFYEEQSGLAVGDALWGFSIDEIEKSLGALAGVEQVTVKRKWLRDVDIHISEWDTVAYIEEKGQYSLLLENGELFATESLLAKAPILNGFKDEAIRKRMTKQLMKLDEDVYHLISEITFEGTKDDIDSLRVYMDDGFEVRAVISTFADKMMYYPEITAQLNGLEKGVIDVEVGTYFTPFSKVYGLIKEDGDPVDEEE